In Diorhabda sublineata isolate icDioSubl1.1 chromosome 2, icDioSubl1.1, whole genome shotgun sequence, the sequence AACTGGTTAAAAGTATGAATGCGATGTGTTCATTATATAAATgtcataaaataaattattttgtgataagTTAAACATTATCTTTATTAACCAGATGGATCATTAAAAGTAGCAGGCAACTATAAATCTACAAAactattacataaaaaaaacatatagaaaaattgtcatATGTATATTaatgactatttccttcgaaaaatttaagccaaccaaaaagctgtaatattttatgtttacctagcaacgatcaaatttcagcgataatactgcactagtgcaaattatcgataatttgcactagtgccaaattttcgtctaggattaataaacatcatttggttttaattttatattttaagaaaaggaacaattattgaaaatgcaattagaatatacaactttactggaggccgacgatggtgtttctatgctgcttccaccacttcttattgttacttcgctactgtcatttcgcattttttgtacaatttcctcgtggtgttcactatttacttggaggtaactctttatcgaagcctgatttgagtgtccggtaaccttcataatttgattttctgaaaccccaactttggcaagctgagtaactgccgcagcacggttcgagtgatttgtcaattttattcttttcgtgtcaattcctatagcttccgctgcatctcttgtccactttgaaatttcattttgtcctactggacaatttttaaaaaaaccttttgatgtttctttcatCCATGATGGGTTTACAGTTAAGGAAAGACGATCCACCGTAAtatgttttcctcttttttctttcaacattttaaattaaatttttctcaggaaatattctgccaaaatgccctctcgtgcatgtcaaattgtctcataatttcctctcgtgcgcattcgcgcactcgggaaatttaaattatcgacaatttgacatgcactcgggacattaatattgaatatatgtaaCTTGCACATTATTGGAAGTTGACATAAGAAAATTCCATGGAAAATGTATAAACCTTAAATAAAATATGGTAAACCCATTGCAATATACTTGGTATATTTTATTTGAGATGTTAAGTggtttttgagtaattttgtgTCATTATTTGATATTGTTATATAGGTATATTGTTAACGTAAGTAGATTTCCAGAAAATCGCCACTTTCCCTACTGCACCCTtgtgttgagaaaaaatatttttgttttccactgTTTAGTGGATCATAGTTTAAGAATCATagtaagtattttgaaattacaTGATTAAATTCAAGTGCTACCTACctctatttttgaaaagaaatatttctagTTGTCATCAATTGAAGGATTGGATAGTGCTGATATACCCAAAGAAAATGTAGATGATTCTGTGAATgatacaacaaaaaatgaattaaatttgccTGTAATAAAAGATAAgactgaagaagaagaaaaaatcaacCAAGTGGAATTGCCTTTGGAAATTACCTCAGGAATAAAAGCTAAAGATGATCCCAggtttagaaaattttttaaaatgattcaatttGGAGTGCCTGAACCAGCTGTTAAACTAAAGATGCAAAATGAAGGAATTGATCCTACAATATTAGGGTAAGTTGTGCTTCTATAGTGCTTTAAGTgtcttatttcaattaattttttgtgataatataaaatattgataacaagtgaaattaattgaaaatgaaaattttccttatatgaaaaatttgtaaGTGAAATAAACAAGTTCTTTGAAgatttaatttgttcaaaaccACACTAAACTTTCAGTTAACTACGATAATGGATGGCATTTTTATAAGGTTTGGGTTTGTactttttggtttattttaaacataaatctAATTAACTAGAATATGGATTATATAATACCTCTTCATTGATAACAGATACATAACTGAACAAGCAAGTGtgatttgaaaagaaaaatgagtTTAAGATCATTCAGAATAGTAACCTCGACCATGTAAAAGTAAGTATACTCACAATTCATTATACATGAATGAGTGGCTGATTGACTATTTGTATAACATAGTTAGGGtaggaattataaaaaatttgcctCAAATTATGCCAAAGGAAAAAGCCCTACTTcaatagaatagaaaatcattttattaaaaaagtaggTACTGGTAATTGTTTTAGATGAGTAGGTTTTACATTCTTCAATGTAAAAATACGAGCTCTACCTTCAATTCTCTTCGAATAACAGATATAGCCCCCAGTTTTTTTAAATGGGGAGTATAGACATTTTTGAAAggtttcttcattttcgattaaaACATGTTATCATTTTCATGTTCATTGCAGTAAttcagataaaataaaaatcatgtgGTTACCAAAATTTGCTATAATATACAGATAGCCATCCTCTGTATTCAATGTTAGCCATAAATTGATagtaaacatatcaaaaaaaaataaaattcatcttTTAAAAAGATATCAACTCAGGAGCTC encodes:
- the LOC130440566 gene encoding WASH complex subunit 3, with the protein product MQVEFSSIDPNEDLTQILPIQQKRTIAFINHFIMNTVSHLNNFAQSCESRFMEFDYKIQKIEASLSILESQLSSIEGLDSADIPKENVDDSVNDTTKNELNLPVIKDKTEEEEKINQVELPLEITSGIKAKDDPRFRKFFKMIQFGVPEPAVKLKMQNEGIDPTILGKPEEIIPGLTEDLLKESEEKSG